The following coding sequences are from one Sander lucioperca isolate FBNREF2018 chromosome 2, SLUC_FBN_1.2, whole genome shotgun sequence window:
- the hk2 gene encoding hexokinase-2 gives MLASSLLANYCTELHDDQAHKVDKYLHHFQLSDKTLMDLSIRFRREMDKGLCRDTNPTAAVKMLPTFVRSTPDGTEQGEFLALDLGGSNFRVLLVKVMADGKQAVEMEDQIYAIPEHLMRGCGSELFDHIADCLANFLEKLGIKDKKLPLGFTFSFPCQQTKLDEAVLVYWTKAFKSNGVEGKDVVSLLRKSIKKRGDFDVDILAVINDTVGTMMTCGYDDHHCEIGLIVGTGTNACYMEQMRNLELLDGDEGRMCVNTEWGAFGDDGALEDLRTDIDREIDAGSLNPGKQLFEKMISGLYMGELVRLILVKMTKEQLLFQGKTTAELLTTGSFNTSYIYAIENDKDEEGLASAEKVLRGLGLDPLVEDCISTQRVCQIVSTRAAHLCAATLVAVLRQIRDNKAAEKLRTTIGVDGSVYKSHPEFSRRLHKMVRRLVPDCDVRFLQSQCGSGKGAAMVTAVAYRLAAQHAERQRILDTLRLSREQLLEVKRRMSEEMVRGLSKQAHEQASVKMLPTYVRATPDGTEHGDFLALDLGGSSFRVLLVRVRSGKRHNVDMHHKIYTIPQETMQGTGEELFSHIVYCINDFLEYMGMSGASLPLGFTFSFPCHQSKLDEGILLRWTKGFKASGCEGQDVITLLKDAVRRRKEFDLSFVAVVNDTVGTMMTCSYEDPKCKVGLIVGTGTNACYMEEMQNIELVEGDDGCMCVNMEWGAFGDNGELDDFCTQFDRIVDDCSNNPGKQRYEKMISGMYLGEIVRNVLMDFTAKGLLFRGKLSERLKTRCIFETKFLSQIESDRLAMRQIRSILQHLGLTSSTCDDSVLVKEVCSLVSRRAAQLCGAGLAAVVDKIRQNRNLNQLSITVGVDGTLYKTHPHFSSIMQETLQDLAPQCQVTFHKSEDGSGKGAALITAVACRIKSDGQH, from the exons GTGGACAAATACCTGCACCATTTTCAGCTGTCAGATAAGACTTTGATGGATTTGTCAATAAGATTTCGACGAGAGATGGACAAAGGCCTGTGCAGAGACACCAACCCCACAGCTGCTGTCAAGATGTTGCCCACGTTTGTGCGCTCCACTCCTGACGGAACAG AACAAGGTGAATTCCTGGCACTCGATCTGGGTGGATCCAACTTCCGAGTGCTCCTGGTCAAAGTTATGGCTGATGGCAAGCAAGCGGTGGAGATGGAAGATCAGATATATGCCATTCCTGAACACCTCATGAGAGGCTGCGGATCTGAG TTATTTGACCACATAGCTGATTGTCTGGCTAACTTCCTGGAGAAGTTGGGTATAAAGGATAAAAAGCTTCCTCTGGGTTTCACCTTCTCTTTTCCCTGTCAGCAGACCAAGTTGGATGAG GCTGTTTTGGTGTATTGGACCAAAGCCTTCAAGTCAAATGGAGTAGAGGGAAAGGATGTGGTCAGCCTTCTTAGAAAATCTATCAAAAAACGAGGG GACTTTGACGTTGACATTCTGGCTGTGATCAATGACACAGTAGGAACCATGATGACCTGTGGCTACGATGATCATCACTGTGAAATTGGCCTCATTGTGG GAACGGGGACCAATGCCTGCTACATGGAGCAAATGAGGAACCTTGAGCTGCTGGACGGTGATGAGGGGCGGATGTGTGTTAATACAGAGTGGGGCGCTTTTGGAGACGATGGGGCCCTGGAGGACCTGCGCACCGACATTGACCGGGAAATAGACGCAGGCTCTCTGAACCCTGGCAAGCAGCT GTTTGAGAAGATGATCAGTGGCCTGTACATGGGGGAACTGGTGCGTCTAATCCTGGTGAAAATGACCAAAGAGCAGCTGCTGTTCCAGGGCAAGACTACAGCAGAGCTCCTCACCACAGGAAGCTTCAACACCAGCTACATCTATGCCATTGAGAATGAcaa agatgaggaaggccTGGCGAGTGCAGAGAAGGTGCTCCGGGGCCTGGGTCTGGACCCGTTGGTTGAGGACTGCATATCCACTCAGAGGGTGTGTCAGATAGTATCTACACGGGCCGCACACTTGTGTGCTGCCACTCTAGTGGCAGTGCTGCGGCAGATTCGGGATAACAAAGCAGCTGAGAAGCTGCGTACGACTATTGGCGTGGACGGCTCTGTTTACAAGAGTCATCCAGA GTTTTCCAGAAGGCTCCACAAGATGGTAAGGCGACTTGTGCCGGACTGTGATGTGCGTTTTTTGCAGTCGCAGTGTGGCAGTGGGAAGGGTGCAGCCATGGTAACAGCAGTAGCCTACCGCCTTGCCGCTCAACATGCTGAGCGTCAGCGCATTCTCGACACCTTGCGTTTAAGCCGTGAACAGCTGCTGGAAGTAAAGAGGCGAATGAGTGAGGAGATGGTGCGAGGCCTGTCGAAGCAAGCCCATGAGCAGGCAAGCGTCAAGATGCTTCCCACCTATGTTAGAGCCACACCGGATGGAACAG AGCATGGCGACTTCTTGGCTTTGGACCTTGGGGGCTCCAGCTTTCGGGTACTGCTGGTGCGCGTGCGAAGTGGAAAGAGACACAATGTGGACATGCACCACAAGATCTACACTATTCCACAGGAGACTATGCAGGGCACAGGGGAAGAG CTTTTCAGCCACATTGTGTACTGCATCAACGACTTTCTGGAATACATGGGCATGAGTGGAGCATCCTTACCTCTGGGATTTACATTCTCCTTCCCCTGTCATCAAAGCAAACTGGATGAG GGCATTCTTCTAAGGTGGACAAAGGGTTTCAAAGCCAGCGGCTGTGAGGGACAAGACGTTATCACGTTACTTAAAGATGCTGTCCGCCGCAGAAAG GAATTTGACTTGAGCTTTGTGGCGGTCGTTAATGACACAGTGGGAACCATGATGACCTGCAGCTATGAGGACCCCAAATGTAAAGTGGGACTCATCGTAG GCACGGGGACCAATGCCTGTTACATGGAGGAAATGCAGAACATTGAACTGGTGGAGGGTGATGACGGCTGTATGTGTGTCAACATGGAGTGGGGAGCATTTGGTGACAATGGCGAACTTGATGACTTCTGCACCCAGTTTGATCGCATTGTGGATGATTGCTCTAACAATCCTGGGAAACAGAG GTATGAGAAGATGATCAGCGGCATGTACCTGGGGGAGATAGTGAGGAATGTGCTCATGGATTTTACTGCCAAGGGCTTACTGTTCCGAGGCAAACTGTCCGAGCGACTCAAGACCCGGTGCATCTTCGAGACAAAATTCCTGTCACAGATTGAAAG TGACCGCCTGGCCATGCGACAGATCCGCTCAATTCTGCAGCACCTGGGCCTCACCAGCTCCACATGTGACGACTCCGTACTGGTGAAGGAAGTGTGCAGTTTGGTGTCACGCCGTGCAGCTCAGCTCTGTGGTGCTGGTTTAGCTGCTGTGGTCGACAAGATACGACAGAACCGCAACCTGAATCAGCTTTCCATCACCGTGGGAGTGGACGGCACCCTTTATAAGACACACCCTCA TTTCTCCAGCATCATGCAAGAGACGTTGCAGGATTTGGCGCCGCAGTGCCAGGTGACTTTCCACAAGTCCGAGGATGGAAGTGGGAAAGGAGCAGCACTGATCACAGCTGTGGCCTGTAGGATCAAGAGCGACGGGCAGCACTGA